The Theropithecus gelada isolate Dixy chromosome 3, Tgel_1.0, whole genome shotgun sequence genomic sequence TaagccctggctctgcctcttattCACTTCGTGACttcaaaaaacttattttatgtCCCTtagtgtcagtttcctcatctatgaaatggggatgACACTAGTACCTACCTCAGAGGTCTGCTGGAAAGATAACATGAAATCACTCACAGTAAATAGCTCACATAATGCCTGGAACATACTAATCACTCATTATGTGTTACGTGTCATTACTGTTCTTCCCTTTGACAAACGTTTCATGAACACCTTTCATGTGTAAAGCCCCTGGCAAAGGGtactagagaaataaaaagaaattatctaaatTGGGAAGGATAGACTGACGGGATTCAGCAAAAGACATGCCCTAAATTAGTTCTCCTCGTGGGAAGTCAATCTACTCTCCACAAAGCCTAAGGAATGAtattcaaaacaaacaataatatgGTCTAAAAGTAAACTGGAGAAAGTAGCTAGGCATACACCCATTAATCCCAGAGACAAATCTCCAGAGAGAACCCTTCCTAACCGAAGAGTCACGATGGGCTAGAATGAGATTAAGAGAAAGCTCAGGGTGCTGGGGTGTGGGTTGATGAAGTGAGGATTGCGTCTGCTGCACCCAGTAATCCTGTTCCAGAGTGAAGCCCACTGTGCCTGTGGAGCCCCCACCCCCATCAAGTGCCTTGATTCCATGGTGACAGATGCCTGTTTTGTGGTATGAACGAATAGGCATGTAGACTTAGTAGCAGCTGTTAACATGACTTTGTCCTTTGGTTGAAGGGCAAAGGGCAAGCCCTGGAAGATGGAGCTAACCCCAAAGACCCAACCTCACAGCCCTCAGTTTGAGCACATGGCATTTTTCTTTGGGTTAGGTTATACCCGAGAATCATTCCAGAAGTGGGAGAATAAATAGAGAAAGGGCTAGGATACTGCTGACAACTACCATTATTATCATGTCTGGGAAAACACTGATATTCTCTAAATATACAAGGACTGAATGCTAACGCCAAGGGGGTCAACACTGAAGAGAGATTCAGTGCCCAGGATGTGCACGCTAGACTGAACACTGTAACAGTCCACTATGGGACCAGGAGAAATCTCAGGAATACCCTTATAGACACGTAATGTCTctgcatgtggtggtgcacaaACACGTTCACCATTATCAAACAACAGCTGTGCGAGGAAAAGATTTGTATGCTCATGTCATGGATGTgagacagaaacacagagaggtgaagtgattttCCATAGAACCAAAGCTGGTTTAGGGCTCTCTCCACTATTCCAGTGTGTCTCGCTTGCTATACGAAAACTtcttaaagcataataaattaGAAGCCTTGTTCAGGGACGGCAGGGATGAGAAAGAGATATCAAGTTGTTATGGGAACCCATGGTCTTTAGAGCTATTGGTCAAAAATAGAAGCCTCAGGATGGCAGGATGAAAGATCCTCTCTGGGAGACTAAGAGGTGAGGTGAGTCTCTTGGGGAAAGCAATAGTGTaagcagaaaaacaataaaaagaagcaCAAGGCACCTTTTTCAGAAAGGGGTTCCATTTTTTCTTATGACCTTGGCCACCATCTAGTGGTCAGGCTTGGAAGCGGGATCCAGGCTCAGATACTGAGCACACATGGCCAAAGCCTCGTGGTGGAGTTGCCGGCGTGACCCTGCTTTTTCTCTCCCGCCTTGCGGGGCATCCTTCACTCCTTGGCACGGAGGTATACTTGCATGGGGTTTTCCTGCCACTCTGGTAGGGAGGCCAGGCTGTCAGCCACCTCCTTCTGGACAGGCCAGCCCCAGGCCTCAAAGAAGGGAACCAGGTTCTTCTTCACTTTTTCAGAGAACTTCTTTACCCATAGGTTCATCCTGCCAGTGTTGTCTTTGGGGAGATGAGAGAGGGTCTGGTACTCAGCAAAGAGCTGGGTGAATGGCTCCCACCCAAAGGCCTCCTGGAGCTGACAAGGGAAAGAAGGAACAGAATGAGGTGTCAAGTTTGCAAAAGTGATGCGACATGTGCgttcttaaatatatttcattcacATGATCACCTCCCCTCAATCGTTACCTTCATCCTGGGTATGTGTCCCTATCTCCCCACTCTACCCCTGCACAATAATGCAATTTCATTGCTCATTCCACCTCTCAGCCACAAAACACCACCCCCTGAATCTAGTGGGGGGTGCTCAGGGGAAACCTAATGTCTGAATAGaggtaaacactcaataaatgtccaCTATTAgtatctttaatttaaaaaattgtcttcccaGATCTCAAGTGTTTTCCTCGGCATCAGGACAGGTTTGGACCTGACTGAGATGAGAAACCCTCACTTCCTACATATTTGGCCTATTGAGATTCTAAAAAGCTGCAAACCTCGAATACTATACTTTCCAGGTATGATACtaatccttattttttaaataaacgtCTCGGACCTGTGACTATCTGCAATGATACAAAATTGCTCTGTAGAACACTGCATTtagggcagaaaaagaaaatactccaGCCTGTCTTGAGGGGCTACAAATGAGAGTGGCTCATACTTCTTAAGGGGCAGCCCTCCGGAAAGCCCTTGGAAGAAGGCCCCTGTTCACTAAGATTATACAAATTTCTAGTTAGCAGGGGTCTGGGGTTTCCATCTCTACTCTCCCTTTAATAGATGAGCATTCTCTGACTCTAGCTTGTAAAAGCCCAAGGATAGATAACACTATCGAAGTCAAGCCTCCCTCAGAGTCTCACTGCTGTACCCTCATTATTGCTCATCTGTTCTTTACTGGCTTGCTCTTTGACACTTATTAATGAATATGTCAATAAATTAAGCATTTAATAAACATATAACATGTATTAGACATCCAGACCCTGCCAGCTACTGTGCTAGGCAAACATGATTAAGAGCTCTTGTCCTTCTAGAGAACACTGGCCAAAGGGAGAAACACATGTAAATAAACACATTATTAAAAATGTTGGTTTATCAAGGAGGCGATGTCCAGGAGAGAAGGGGACAACAGAGCTGAATTTGGACAAGGGACTTGACAGCTAATGGACAAGATGTTCCAGCATGATTCAGCAGCAGGAAGCAAACACGGGGAGGCACAGAAGCCAAAACAGCAAGACGTGTCCGTAAGCATAAGCAGGTTGGCATGCCGGAGGGTAAATGTAGAGGTGACAGCAGGAGATATAGCTAGAGGCACTGGTGGGGCTGGTCATGAAGGGCCTCCTATGCCCTGCTAATGAGCTTTGACTTTTCCCTATATGTGCTAGAGAACACTGTAAGCATTTTATAGACAGAGTATTCACATTATTTTGGAAGGAGTGTAAGGAAGATGAATCATAGAGCATTGAGGCAAGATGCTAGGACAATTTAGAAGGCTACTGGAATACACTGAGGGAAGACTAACGAGGCCTGAGCTAAGGCAGCAGCAGCACAGATGCTGGGGAGAAGCCCTCTAGTAGGAAGAGGAGTCAGAAGGTGCCTGTTTGTCTTGAGGCCAAGTCCCAGACTTGGTCTCTCTAGAGCTATTGAGAAATGATATTCAGGGCTCCACAGTGAGTCGGTAGCAGAATAGGACAGAATCAGGGCTTAAATTTACAGTTTAGGGTCAACCTACCATTGTGGTCAGTGGTCCTATATACCCCCAGACTGGCTATCTAATGATATGGAAATGAATGCAGTACAAAGTTACCTCATTAACTGGGACTGTCTCACATTCACTCTTCACAAAATTAGTGAAAGGCACAAAAAACTAAGAAAGGGCATGGCAATGTGAAAGCCTGGGGCTTGTCATTAGGTCCTGATTTTAAGTTCTAGGTCCTTCACTTAAATGGGGGATATTGGACAGGTTGCTTAAATTCTTTAACTTAtgctatatttctattttttcataatatttttcatttcctcataCATCTCAAAATCAGAAGGTGAATGAGACAGATGCTATTCTCTCTGCCTTAGAGGGGTATAACTCAAGAAGCACCACCATGCGGCCCAGTCCCTCTCATTTCCAGGGGAAGTGGTGGTCCCTGGACCTAGTGGGGTGGTGAAGGAGCTGGAGAGCTACTGAGATCCAGGTCGCTACATAACTGAAGGGTCTGGTCATCCCCTTCTCCCAGAATTTCTGCTCAGTACCTGTAGATATGTTTCCAGGGCTGTCCACACATTCCAGCCACACAGAGGGGCTCCCTTTCCCAGGTGGGCCTTGATTCTCTTCTCTCGCTCTGGAGGGCTCAGAGCCTCGTGGGCCTGAGCCCTGGGGATCCCTAGGACTGTTTCATGCACGTAGACTGACCAAAGGTTGCAGGTGGCCTCAGTAGTGTGCGGGGGGAACTCCCATCCATGCCGCTGTTGGTTGTGGCCCAGCTCATGGATGGGGCCCCACACACCTCTGCTCCTCATGTCCATCTCGTTGATGATCTCCTTCACAGACTCCAGGTGGCACATGATGGGGTATCCTGAATGCATCCAGCCTGGGAACACAGAAGGAAGAGATGAGCATTGAGGAGGGTCTGCCCAAACTGTCTCCTTCATTCTTCTCCATTATGGGACTTTTCTTCACCATCCTGGTTATCCCCAATAATTGCAGAATCTCTGTGCTGATTGGAAAGCAAATAGCTTTCTCCTACTTGGTCAGAAACTGAATAGTACCTAATCTCCTTCTTAGCCTCTCACACCTGAGTTGTGGCCTCCTCCTCACTCTGGCCCCGGAGAATACGGTTACACTTTACATAGTCATTCTTGCTGTAATTCGACAccttcattttgtgtgtgtgagtgtccTTTACATGTCAGTCTGATATATGATGTCCTATGACTGGATCTGAGATCCTTGAGGGCTAGAACAGTGTCATTCTTTCTTCCCCATGTAAACTACTTTTGTCCAAATTTACACTCTATGATAGAGGTAATTTTTGTCCTTATTTGAAGCTATGAAATTTGAGGTATGAACTTTCCCCATGTGGGATCTGGAGTTCCTTATTTCTCTTCCTATGCACCTCCTTCTTTTTAATCACTCAGTACTTACCATAAACCTCCTTATGtatttcctcttttcatttcCAACTCGGCTTATGTTTGAAGAAAATAGTTGATTTTCTATGCTGTCCTTGAAATGACTCTGGTTGCCATCTATGAATTCGCAGTACAACTTTTTCTGAGATTGTTCTACCATCTGGTGAAATCTCACCTTGTAGAtatcaataatttgtttttttttcacatgtaaaCATTCTTTCATCCCCATTGTGGTCAatgtcttttatatctttttcccTTGCTTTACTAATAAAATTATGCTTACACATCTTGGACGTTCATAAAAGGCAAAGTAATAGATACACGGTTTCCACTGACTAGGAGGATTCCCTGGGAGCACCCACCAGCTGAGATCTGCACATCAGCCACAATCCTCTCGGGACGGCGGAGAGGGAAGGGTTCAGCTGCCAGCCTGGCCACAGCCTCCATCATCTCATCCCAGAGGCGGAGCACAGGCTCGGGGTCCTTCAGGGCCTGGAGGTTTGTGGTTGGCACTGTCAGGATGATGTTGTCCGTGGCCAGTTCTCCCCAGGGAGCTGGGTCCTCCTGCATCTGCCTCTTCCACTCTTCTAGTGATGTCTTACCTGGGAATAAATATCATGGAACCTACCACACCCACTTCCCCAACTTCCTTTGAGCTGAAAAATACCACCTGAACTCTGGAAGAACATTGCAATAATGAACTCCTATCACAGGGGTCTATAGGCTATAAAGTGAAGAAAACGCTTCCTGACTCTTCTCTTTGTCTGCTCGGAAGTATCCATAGACACAGGGTATTCCATATCTCCTGCCTCCACGTTCTCCCCCAAcagttcttcctctttctctccaccaAACCTTATTTCTCTCCCATTTAGCAACCATCCCACAGTTTCCATGGCATCTGCCGCTCTTCCTCCTCCCTAGATGTTCGTTCCACTTACCCAGCTTGTAGTATGGGGCAGGCACAGCCCCCCTGATAGTGACAGACACAGGGCCTAGTTGGCTGCCCTTGGGCACGATGACGTAGAGGAGGCCACCCCAGAGGCAGGAGACTGACCGTTCAGTCCTGTCCATACAGCATTGATGAGTCACCACGGGGGCTCGAGATAGCTTCCTGGCCTTGGTTAGGTCATCGGTGTGGCAGCCAATCTGTACCTGGACAGGTGATTCCACCAAGTGATGGAGGAATTAGAATCCTTGTGATGTGCGTGTGAGGTTGTTTAGATGGAAGATATTAAGACAAACATGCCCATGAAACCCCAGCTTCCCTTATCTATGTGCTAGGCATGGAAACTTCTCAATTTTAGCAGTCCAAAGTCATCTGGACTTCAAAGCATGTAAAATCATTTTTCCAAGGATTTAAACAGCTCCACCATAAATTTCACCTGACATGAATTGGTGAGAGACCAGGCTAATCCTGGCAAAGGTCTTCTGTCTTTCTGCCTGGCAAAATCCTGGGCTCTTCTAACAGGACCTAAGCCAGTCTGGTGACGCTGATGTTGGGGATGAGCTGGGGGACTGTGCTCTGTCCTCTGTGAACACACAGGAGGCCCATCCAGAGTGAATGAGGTtgattctctctccctctttgtcCAGAGCTTCCCTCTCTGGCTGCCAGATGGGTGGAGATCTGTTTTGTCTGGAGTCCTGGAGTTGCTTTTCTTAGGTTTGATATAAGCAAGCTCCAGAAAGAACGCTGACAGAAAAGAGGCCCTAGCTGTGGTAGGAAGTGGCCCTCAGAGTCAAGAAGGCCGAATGAATTTAAATTCTGCATGTAGGGCATATTTTGGGGAGTGATGGGATTTTCACACCCTTCAGATGTCAAGATAAAGAGATAAAACCAGAGTTTGTGCAGAATGAGCTTGCTGACACCCAGCCCAAATTTCTACCGCATGTTTCATACTAACTCCCTCTGAATTTCCACGTGGGACCCATGAGGAGGCATGAAGAGGCAACTGCCCATGCCCGAGGATTCCCagcccttccttttccttctgtcaGTCACCTGCTGATCACATCATCCACTCCCTAAACCTTTTCTAATAAAGTAACTCTTTAAGTACAATGGGACAGATCTGAGCTGGGCTCCTGTCTCCTTGTTAGTCCAATTgcaataaaatgcttttttttaaaatgaaacattcaaGTGTCATAGTTTTGGCTTCCAGTCCATTCTGCAGTGAGCTTCTTTGGCTTGATAATACTAGGCACTTCAGTCACTCACTTAGATGGCCTAAAATTTAgctgcttcatctgtaaaatgtgtaaaatggGCAGAATAATCCATCTCTGTGCTCCTGGCAGCATTGCCATGAGCTGGAGCTAGACAGTGGATGAGAATGTCACGGCTCTCGGGTTTTGAGGGGCGGCAGATGTGGGTGTTCAGACCTTACCCGGAGGCCAGCAGAGGCGGCAACTTCAGACAGGGAAACTTCTGCATTTTGTCCTTCCAGGAGGTAGAGCCCGGTACTTACCCAGCAATCACTGTTGCCTGACAAAAGTCATAGAGAAGGCTCAGTTCTTCCTTCCCATGTGACCCTATCTCCACTTGGGGCCTCCCAGCCTCTCCCAGTGGTACAGCTTCTCCCCTGTGTATCTCAAGTCATCCGCACTTCTCCTTAGACTCATCCCTCCTAAACCTTAAGCAGAGTCCCAGCCCCCATCTTCTTGAAAGTACCTGATAAAGAATGCAGTctgccgggcccagtggctcatgcctgtaatcccagcactttgggaggccgaggcaggtggatcacctgaggtcaggaattccagaccagccttacCATTATGCATTTATGCTATTTCTCTTACTGcttatgaaaccccatctctactaaaagtacaaaaattagacgggcctggtggcgtgtgcctgtagtcccagcgactcaggaggctgagagaggagaattgcttaaacccaggaggcgcaggttgcatgagctgagattgcgccactgcactccagcctgggtgacagagtgagactctgtctcaaaaaaaaaaaaaaaaaaaggattggggTCAATCTTCCTGAAGGTAAGTACTTGCAATGTCCTGTGTAGTGTCAGCCAATCCCACTTTCCCCTATGTCTTTAATGTTCTGGGCATTCTCTCCTGTTTTCATACCTGGGTTGATTCCGTCAATCTCCACAGTGATGGGGTGTTTTGAGGGGTACAAACTAGAGGAGCAGGTCCAGGTGCCAAGCCCCTGGGCCAGCTGGGAGCAGTCAGTTCCAGAGTGAGCCAGCCCAGTGGCCAGGGAGAGCATGGCAGCCTCATAGGAGTCACTGGCAACTGGATTTTCCCGGCTCACAGCTGGGAGGCCTGACCCTCGTAGCATCTTCCTCAGGAGCCTGTGCAGGGATATGTAAGCAGGGATCCCCTCTGCAGGAATCTGTAGGAAGGCTGCACCATCAACTCTCAACTTTGCCAGACAGCTCTTTTCCAAGTTCCCATTCTCATGGTTCAGGATAGCCTGGAATTCAGAGAGCGCCTTGCGGAAGTGGTAGCTTCTCATCTCAAGGGTGGGAACGGGGAAACAGCCtgctttgagagtctgaggcaggatgCTGAGGCCAAAGCAGTTGAGGATGACGTTACCAGGGAAACCAGCCAAGGGGCAGTGGCCAGGGTTCTGGGaggcccaccaccaggcctggcccccaATCAGCAGCCCCCCACCCTCAGCCACAAACTCCTGTAGCTGCTTAGCCTCCTTGTCACTGTACGCCTTGCAGCAGTAGACACACAAGTTGCTGTTCAGATGGGGCTCCAGGCTGCATTGCAGGCCATGTTCCGATAGGAGGGGACACAGATCTTTTAGATTTGTGTTCACCCCAACTTTGCCTGTCTGGCCTCTGGCCAGCCAGCGCACCGCATTGAGCAAGAAGGACCCCATCTTGGgagcacacagcaggcactcgtGGGCAGCCAGGACCACACGGCCCCGGCCATAGTGAGCAGCTGCCAGGAAGCAGTTGAGTGAGGCATCCAGCCCCAGAGGGAAGGCCAGGGCTCCATGCACCAGCAGCTGTGAGGGGACTCCCCCTGTCCTGATGTCCAGCTCTGAGATCCCCTCCAGGAGCTGCTGCTGGTCCTGCCTGACATCCTCCCCACACCTGGAAGAGACAGGAGAAACAGTGAGTCTACAGTCAGTTAATGAGCTACTGAATCAAACTCATTGAATAGAGAAATCTATGTGCAGGTAGGAAGATTGCATTGTTGATGTCAATCTTCACATTCTTACTAATattaggatttcagcatgttaacatcatttatttttatcatgtttaagacatattttttcacttttttttaacaACTGATGGCATATTATCATTTAATTGGCAATGtttggtctttgtttttttttga encodes the following:
- the TCAF2 gene encoding TRPM8 channel-associated factor 2, coding for MATTAAAAFEALMDGVTCWDVPRDPVPSELLLIGEAAFPVMVNDKGQVLIAASSYGQGRLVVVSHEGYLLHAGLAPFLLNAVSWLCPCPGAPMGVHPSLAPLVNILQDAGLEAQVKPEPGEPLGVYCINAYNDTMTATLIQFVKHGGGLLIGGQAWYWASQHGPEKVLSRFPGNKVTSVAGVYFTDTYGDRDRFKVSKKVPKIPLHVRCGEDVRQDQQQLLEGISELDIRTGGVPSQLLVHGALAFPLGLDASLNCFLAAAHYGRGRVVLAAHECLLCAPKMGSFLLNAVRWLARGQTGKVGVNTNLKDLCPLLSEHGLQCSLEPHLNSNLCVYCCKAYSDKEAKQLQEFVAEGGGLLIGGQAWWWASQNPGHCPLAGFPGNVILNCFGLSILPQTLKAGCFPVPTLEMRSYHFRKALSEFQAILNHENGNLEKSCLAKLRVDGAAFLQIPAEGIPAYISLHRLLRKMLRGSGLPAVSRENPVASDSYEAAMLSLATGLAHSGTDCSQLAQGLGTWTCSSSLYPSKHPITVEIDGINPGNSDCWVSTGLYLLEGQNAEVSLSEVAASAGLRVQIGCHTDDLTKARKLSRAPVVTHQCCMDRTERSVSCLWGGLLYVIVPKGSQLGPVSVTIRGAVPAPYYKLGKTSLEEWKRQMQEDPAPWGELATDNIILTVPTTNLQALKDPEPVLRLWDEMMEAVARLAAEPFPLRRPERIVADVQISAGWMHSGYPIMCHLESVKEIINEMDMRSRGVWGPIHELGHNQQRHGWEFPPHTTEATCNLWSVYVHETVLGIPRAQAHEALSPPEREKRIKAHLGKGAPLCGWNVWTALETYLQLQEAFGWEPFTQLFAEYQTLSHLPKDNTGRMNLWVKKFSEKVKKNLVPFFEAWGWPVQKEVADSLASLPEWQENPMQVYLRAKE